ACGGGCGCCATTTGTCGACATGGTATTTGGCCCGCAAACGCTTCACCGCCTGCCGGATATGGTCAATAAAGCAGACAATGCCATCAAAATCGTCGATGTGACTTTCCCGGAGATTGAAAAGTTTGATCACCTGCCACAGCCAAAAGTAGAAGGTTGTAGCGCATTCGTCTCGATCATGGAAGGTTGTTCCAAGTATTGTACATTCTGTGTTGTACCCTATACCCGTGGTGAAGAAGTCAGCCGTCCTCTGGCAGACGTTTTAAAAGAAGTTCAGTCACTGGCTGATCAGGGCGTACGTGAAGTCAACCTGCTCGGACAAAACGTAAATGCTTATCGTGGTGACACAGTCGATGGTGATGTTGCTGATTTAGCGGAATTAATTACCGAAGTTGCTGATATTGAGGGCATCGACCGAATTCGCTTCACAACATCGCATCCGCTGGAATTCAGTGACAGTCTGATTGATGTGTATGCAGAAGTACCAGAACTGGTCAGTCATATCCACCTGCCGGTACAAAGCGGCTCAAACCGAATTCTGGCAGCGATGAAGCGTGGCCACGAAATCGATATCTATATTGATAAAATCCGACGTCTGCGTGCATTACGTCCAGACATCTCCGTCTCATCCGATTTTATAGTTGGCTTTCCTGGCGAAACGCTTGAAGACTTTGAAGATACTATGAAGCTGATTGAACAAATTGGTTTTGATACATCGTTCAGTTTTGTTTACAGCTCACGCCCAGGTACCCCGGCAGCTGACCTGGAAGACGATACGCCAGAAGATGTGAAGAAAGACCGCCTGCGTATCCTGCAAGCCCGCATCGTTCAGCACGCACAGCAGATCAGCCGTCGTATGGTCGGTAACGAGGAAACGATTCTGGTTACCGGAGTATCCAAGAAAGACCCGGGCGAGCTGCAAGGCCGTACCGAAAACAATCGTGTGGTGAATTTCCGTCACCATGACCACGATATGATCGGTAAGTTTGTTAAAGTAAGTATCGAAGACGCGTATCCAAACAGCCTGCGCGGCATCGTACTGAATCCGGAACTGGCTTATTGATTTGTCACATGACAATCATCGAACCTAGAAAGAGGCAACAGAGACCCTTTTGAGTACAGAGACTCCTGTAAACCAGACAACTGCACAGATACAAGCGGCTGAACAACCGCAAAGAACACAACATGCGACCAGCTTTACGCTGGAGCCCGATGATGCTGCGCGGCTATCTAACCTGTGTGGCAATCTCGATAGCCACATTCGCCAGATTGCTGAACACTTTCAACTGACAATCTACAACCGCGGCTCCAGATTCAAAGTCGAGGGCAGTGCAAAAGCCAGTAAACGAGCTGCCCATCTGATTCAACGTCTCTACAAAGAGACCCATAACGGTACTCAGATCACACCTGACCTCATCCATCTGCTGTTGCAGGAAGACGCTGCAGAAGCGGCTTACGCTCAAGTTAAAAAAGGCCACCAGGCAGGGGTTATCAAAACACCGCAAGCGCTGATCAAGCCTCGCGGCCCACACCAGCTGGAATACCTTGAACGGGTTCGTCAGTACGATATTAATTTTGGTATAGGTCCGGCTGGCACGGGTAAAACCTTCCTAGCCGTGGCAGCGGCTGTTGAAGCCTTGATGCGTGATGAAGTTAAACGCATCCTTTTGGTCCGCCCGGCGGTTGAAGCCGGCGAAAAGCTGGGCTTCTTGCCCGGAGACCTGGCACAAAAAATCGATCCGTATCTTCGCCCACTGTACGATGCGTTGTACGAAATGCTTGGTTTCGAGCAAGTTGCGAAGATGATGGAGCGCAACGTCATTGAAGTAGCGCCGTTGGCTTACATGCGTGGCCGGACACTGAGCCATTCGTTTGTGATTCTCGATGAGAGTCAGAATACCACCAAAGAGCAGATGAAGATGTTTCTTACTCGCGTCGGTTTTGGCTCTAAGGCGGTGATTACCGGCGATGTTACTCAGGTTGACCTGCCGCGTGGTGTCTACTCTGGTCTGAAACATGGTCTGAGTGTGCTCGACGGTGTCGAAGACATCGGAATTACTCGCTTTAATAATCAAGACGTCGTACGTCACCCGCTTGTCCAGAAAATTGTCGATGCTTACGACAAGCATGATGAACTGGAAAAACAGGCAGAACGTGAGCGCCGTCAACAGCGAAGCGAATCAAACAAAGATAGTCAGAGTAATGATTGAGCACATGAACGCATCAGAACTGTTTGTTGATGTGCAGATTGCAGATGACATCGGCGATCATCACAAACTCCCCTCCGCAGAGACATTAACCGCTTGGGCCGATGCCGCTATCTCAGGGCGCTGCCAGCTGGAAGATCCGGAGCTGACCATTCGCCTGGTCGATAATCCGGAAAGTCAGCAACTCAATAGCGAATACCGTGGTAAAGACAAACCAACCAACGTCTTGTCTTTCCCGTTTGAAGCGCCGCCCGAAGTCCCGATACCCTTACTAGGTGACCTGATCATCGCTGTCCCGGTAGTCGAACAGGAAGCTATTGAGCAAAATAAAACCAGTGAGGCTCACTGGGCACACATGGTCGTACATGGCTGCTTGCATTTATTGGGGTACGACCATATAAAGGATGACGAAG
The Saccharospirillaceae bacterium genome window above contains:
- the miaB gene encoding tRNA (N6-isopentenyl adenosine(37)-C2)-methylthiotransferase MiaB translates to MTEKAKKLFIKTHGCQMNEYDSARMADMLGESHEMELTTNPEEADVILLNTCSIREKAQEKVFHELGRWKGLKTSNPNLKIGVGGCVASQEGDAIMKRAPFVDMVFGPQTLHRLPDMVNKADNAIKIVDVTFPEIEKFDHLPQPKVEGCSAFVSIMEGCSKYCTFCVVPYTRGEEVSRPLADVLKEVQSLADQGVREVNLLGQNVNAYRGDTVDGDVADLAELITEVADIEGIDRIRFTTSHPLEFSDSLIDVYAEVPELVSHIHLPVQSGSNRILAAMKRGHEIDIYIDKIRRLRALRPDISVSSDFIVGFPGETLEDFEDTMKLIEQIGFDTSFSFVYSSRPGTPAADLEDDTPEDVKKDRLRILQARIVQHAQQISRRMVGNEETILVTGVSKKDPGELQGRTENNRVVNFRHHDHDMIGKFVKVSIEDAYPNSLRGIVLNPELAY
- a CDS encoding PhoH family protein, whose amino-acid sequence is MQAAEQPQRTQHATSFTLEPDDAARLSNLCGNLDSHIRQIAEHFQLTIYNRGSRFKVEGSAKASKRAAHLIQRLYKETHNGTQITPDLIHLLLQEDAAEAAYAQVKKGHQAGVIKTPQALIKPRGPHQLEYLERVRQYDINFGIGPAGTGKTFLAVAAAVEALMRDEVKRILLVRPAVEAGEKLGFLPGDLAQKIDPYLRPLYDALYEMLGFEQVAKMMERNVIEVAPLAYMRGRTLSHSFVILDESQNTTKEQMKMFLTRVGFGSKAVITGDVTQVDLPRGVYSGLKHGLSVLDGVEDIGITRFNNQDVVRHPLVQKIVDAYDKHDELEKQAERERRQQRSESNKDSQSND
- the ybeY gene encoding rRNA maturation RNase YbeY, which encodes MNASELFVDVQIADDIGDHHKLPSAETLTAWADAAISGRCQLEDPELTIRLVDNPESQQLNSEYRGKDKPTNVLSFPFEAPPEVPIPLLGDLIIAVPVVEQEAIEQNKTSEAHWAHMVVHGCLHLLGYDHIKDDEAEAMESLERTILAQLGFGDPYSEEKL